The following proteins come from a genomic window of Alphaproteobacteria bacterium:
- a CDS encoding SDR family oxidoreductase, with the protein MDSLIKSKRPITVLGAGGFVGSHLVSYMRTRGLDPQAPLKNDDSIFGRDLGYVVYCIGLTADYAKRPFDTVEAHTSLLSRILKESTYESLVYLSSTRLYDSGQGGGKESQDLIVNPHNPRHSYDLSKALGEWLCLHTSNGKARVARLASVYSHDLTDRNFLHTTIEHALLGRNFTLDSNPDAARDYVYIDDVCAAILAMLEHKQSDIYNVASGQNVSNRELFAMLQTHLGITVTGTQSGAVAKAPLIDISKLKSDFGLRPALLADKMSYLMESNKTLRANGTR; encoded by the coding sequence ATGGATTCATTAATTAAATCAAAAAGACCAATCACCGTGCTGGGGGCGGGCGGTTTCGTCGGATCGCACTTGGTCAGCTATATGCGCACGCGTGGGCTCGATCCGCAGGCGCCGCTGAAAAACGATGATTCTATTTTTGGCAGGGATTTAGGATATGTCGTGTATTGTATTGGCCTTACCGCCGATTATGCCAAACGGCCCTTTGATACCGTCGAAGCGCATACTTCCTTGCTGTCCCGGATTTTAAAAGAATCGACTTATGAATCTTTGGTCTATTTGTCATCCACTCGTTTATATGATTCGGGGCAGGGTGGCGGCAAGGAATCGCAGGATTTGATTGTGAACCCGCATAATCCGCGCCATTCCTATGATTTGTCCAAGGCATTGGGCGAATGGTTGTGCCTGCATACTTCGAATGGCAAGGCGCGTGTGGCGCGCTTGGCTTCGGTTTATTCGCATGATTTAACCGATCGCAATTTTTTGCACACAACAATCGAGCATGCTTTGCTGGGCCGCAATTTTACCTTGGATTCCAATCCGGACGCGGCGCGGGATTATGTGTATATCGACGATGTTTGCGCGGCAATTCTGGCGATGCTGGAACACAAACAATCGGATATTTACAATGTGGCTAGCGGACAAAATGTCAGTAATCGCGAATTATTCGCCATGTTGCAGACACATTTGGGCATTACTGTAACCGGAACCCAAAGCGGCGCTGTTGCCAAAGCACCTTTGATCGATATTTCCAAATTAAAATCCGATTTTGGCTTACGCCCCGCGTTACTGGCCGATAAAATGTCCTATCTAATGGAATCTAACAAAACTCTACGGGCTAATGGAACTCGTTAA
- the gatC gene encoding Asp-tRNA(Asn)/Glu-tRNA(Gln) amidotransferase subunit GatC — protein MVKFTEKDVIKYAKLARIRVEPDQLASYANDMSGIFSWIEQIQSINTDGIEPLITFGDQMPMQPDIVSDGHKQKEVLSNAPDSYMGFYAVPKVIE, from the coding sequence ATGGTTAAATTCACCGAAAAAGACGTCATCAAATATGCCAAACTGGCCCGCATCCGGGTGGAACCGGATCAATTGGCTTCCTATGCCAATGATATGAGCGGCATTTTCAGCTGGATCGAACAGATCCAAAGCATCAATACCGATGGCATCGAACCGTTAATCACCTTTGGCGATCAAATGCCGATGCAGCCGGATATTGTTTCCGATGGCCATAAACAAAAAGAAGTTCTGTCGAATGCACCGGATTCCTATATGGGATTTTACGCTGTACCGAAAGTAATAGAATAG
- the ruvX gene encoding Holliday junction resolvase RuvX: MSISAPKGRKIMALDIGSKTIGIALSDRTHTIASPHSTIARGKWQKDLESLKSVIRAEEVGMILLGLPLNMDGTEGPSCQAVRQFARNLQKDSELTDFPIDFWDERLSTSAVERAMIAQDLSRSKRDAKIDAAAAAYILEGFLNRLRNQHSNP; the protein is encoded by the coding sequence ATGAGCATTTCAGCGCCCAAAGGGCGTAAAATCATGGCCCTGGACATAGGATCGAAAACTATCGGCATTGCCTTGTCCGACCGTACCCATACGATTGCATCCCCCCATTCGACGATTGCGCGGGGCAAATGGCAAAAGGATCTGGAATCCTTGAAGTCGGTTATAAGGGCCGAAGAAGTCGGAATGATATTACTGGGCTTGCCGTTGAATATGGATGGCACGGAAGGCCCTTCTTGCCAGGCTGTAAGGCAGTTCGCGCGGAACTTGCAAAAAGATTCAGAATTAACTGATTTTCCAATAGATTTTTGGGATGAGAGACTTTCTACCAGTGCGGTGGAACGGGCTATGATCGCCCAGGATCTTAGCCGGTCGAAACGGGATGCCAAAATCGATGCGGCGGCAGCGGCTTATATTTTAGAGGGGTTTTTGAACCGATTGCGAAATCAGCATTCAAACCCTTAA
- the gatA gene encoding Asp-tRNA(Asn)/Glu-tRNA(Gln) amidotransferase subunit GatA → MSLALKKELPAKLTDLTMVDAIDGLRAKKFSAVELAQAHIRAVEKARPLNAFVTETPELALQQAKESDARLAKGEARPMEGIPIANKDLFCTKGVRTTASSRMLEKFIPPYESTVTQNLLDAGCVTLGKVSLDEFAMGSSNQTSYFKPVINPWDAGDGKKLVPGGSSGGSSAAVATRCAMAATGTDTAGSVRQPAALCGIVGAKPTYGRASRWGIVAFASSLDQAGPMTRTVRDNAIMMRAMCSYDPKEATSVNVPIPDFEKSVNASVKGLKVGLPKEAFIEGINPELKTEWQKRADDLKKAGAEIQEISLPHFKYIIPTYYILAPAEASSNLARYDGVRYTHRTDKAENIIDLYELSRAEGFGREVRRRMMIGAYVLSASYFEAFFTKAQKIRRLFNNELEDAFKKVDVILTPTAPGPAFAIGEKFSNPIDMYLEDLFTIPANFGGLPAISVPTGLFSNGLPIGLQFMAKRFDEHNMYRAAGALEQICNFNHKPQFVAGEQ, encoded by the coding sequence ATGTCCCTAGCCTTAAAAAAAGAATTACCTGCCAAATTGACCGATTTAACCATGGTGGATGCGATCGATGGATTGCGCGCCAAAAAATTCTCGGCCGTGGAATTGGCACAGGCCCATATCCGCGCCGTTGAAAAAGCGCGGCCATTAAACGCCTTTGTTACCGAAACGCCGGAACTGGCCTTGCAACAGGCAAAAGAATCCGATGCGCGCCTGGCCAAGGGCGAAGCGCGCCCGATGGAAGGCATTCCAATCGCGAATAAAGATTTGTTCTGCACCAAAGGCGTGCGCACCACCGCATCGTCGCGCATGCTGGAAAAATTTATTCCGCCTTATGAATCGACCGTCACGCAAAATTTGTTGGATGCGGGTTGCGTCACATTGGGCAAAGTTTCCCTGGACGAATTCGCCATGGGATCGTCCAATCAAACCAGTTATTTTAAACCCGTCATCAACCCGTGGGATGCTGGCGATGGTAAAAAACTGGTTCCAGGCGGATCGTCCGGCGGATCTTCCGCGGCGGTGGCCACACGCTGCGCGATGGCCGCAACCGGAACCGACACGGCCGGTTCCGTGCGCCAACCTGCCGCGCTGTGCGGTATCGTGGGCGCAAAACCGACTTATGGCCGCGCCTCGCGCTGGGGCATTGTCGCATTCGCTTCTTCGCTGGATCAAGCAGGCCCAATGACCCGCACCGTGCGCGATAACGCGATTATGATGCGCGCCATGTGCAGTTACGACCCGAAAGAAGCGACTTCGGTCAACGTGCCAATCCCGGATTTTGAAAAATCGGTTAACGCTTCCGTGAAAGGATTAAAAGTCGGTTTGCCGAAAGAAGCCTTTATCGAGGGGATTAACCCCGAATTGAAAACCGAATGGCAAAAACGCGCCGATGATTTGAAAAAGGCTGGCGCGGAAATCCAAGAAATATCTTTGCCGCATTTCAAATACATCATTCCAACCTATTATATTCTGGCCCCTGCCGAAGCGTCGAGCAATCTGGCCCGGTATGATGGCGTTCGGTATACGCATCGCACCGACAAAGCGGAAAACATTATCGATCTATACGAACTTAGCCGCGCCGAAGGATTTGGCCGCGAAGTGCGCCGCCGGATGATGATTGGCGCCTATGTATTGTCCGCCAGTTATTTCGAAGCGTTTTTTACCAAGGCGCAGAAAATCCGCCGTTTGTTCAATAATGAATTGGAAGACGCGTTTAAAAAGGTGGATGTCATTTTAACGCCAACCGCGCCAGGCCCTGCCTTTGCTATTGGCGAAAAATTTTCCAATCCGATCGATATGTATCTAGAAGATTTGTTCACCATCCCCGCCAATTTCGGCGGCCTGCCCGCGATCAGCGTGCCAACGGGATTATTTTCGAACGGTTTGCCGATCGGACTGCAATTCATGGCGAAGCGGTTCGATGAACATAATATGTACCGTGCCGCCGGCGCATTGGAACAAATCTGCAATTTCAATCACAAACCGCAATTCGTGGCGGGAGAACAGTAA
- a CDS encoding FkbM family methyltransferase, with translation MAMAKKAVKAKSKKQARKSKGPKARKKSVITKAYVANQTTLAGLSGADQKLILALQNLGDFPEAREVIVSALREIEKTVMLPINRSVREELTGPICDALFKFSGVQHKKLADGTDFSFVYRSKIARDFILSPDPKPDHVFEPQTTKLFVKLCKGVKHVLIGGAYAGDHAIVGAKVAAKSGGIIHCFEPSDEQRNLLLHNADDNSVNGQIKSSELGLWSKGNTILELAGNDAFAYARELRGNKKGKITFKATSIDAYGKKNKIKNFDLILMDIEGSELPALQGAAHYLSQPKGQAPNIIFEVHRFYVDWSKGLENSDIVKYLRKFGYHVYAMRDFQSNVPMRGCKIELMEPKDVYLHGPPHGFNMLAVKDDSIVRGDKDFRIVKGVSPKLLLHKDPKLHWPAEWQ, from the coding sequence ATGGCCATGGCAAAAAAAGCAGTAAAGGCAAAATCGAAAAAACAGGCGCGCAAGTCCAAGGGGCCGAAAGCGCGCAAAAAATCGGTGATTACCAAGGCCTATGTTGCCAATCAAACCACATTGGCGGGATTGTCCGGCGCCGATCAGAAATTGATACTGGCGCTGCAAAATTTGGGCGATTTTCCAGAAGCAAGGGAAGTAATTGTTTCCGCTTTGCGGGAAATTGAAAAAACCGTGATGCTGCCGATTAACCGTAGCGTGCGCGAGGAACTGACCGGCCCGATTTGCGATGCTTTATTTAAATTTTCGGGGGTACAGCATAAGAAATTGGCCGATGGCACCGATTTCAGTTTCGTGTACCGTTCCAAAATTGCCCGTGATTTCATTTTATCGCCGGATCCAAAACCGGATCATGTGTTTGAACCGCAAACCACCAAATTATTCGTCAAGTTATGCAAGGGCGTAAAACATGTGCTGATTGGCGGCGCCTATGCCGGAGATCATGCTATTGTGGGGGCTAAGGTTGCGGCCAAATCGGGCGGCATTATTCATTGTTTTGAGCCTTCGGACGAACAGCGCAATTTATTGCTGCACAATGCCGATGATAATAGTGTGAATGGGCAAATTAAATCCAGCGAACTAGGTTTATGGTCTAAGGGCAATACAATTTTGGAGTTGGCCGGTAACGACGCCTTTGCTTATGCCCGCGAATTGCGCGGCAACAAAAAGGGTAAAATCACGTTCAAAGCAACATCGATCGATGCCTATGGCAAGAAAAACAAAATTAAGAACTTCGACCTGATTTTGATGGATATCGAAGGATCGGAATTGCCGGCCCTGCAAGGCGCGGCGCATTATTTATCGCAGCCAAAAGGCCAAGCGCCGAATATCATTTTCGAGGTGCATAGATTCTATGTCGATTGGTCAAAAGGTTTGGAAAATTCCGATATCGTCAAATATCTGCGTAAATTCGGATATCATGTTTACGCGATGCGCGATTTCCAATCGAACGTGCCGATGCGCGGTTGTAAGATTGAATTGATGGAGCCAAAAGACGTGTATTTGCACGGCCCCCCACACGGATTCAATATGCTGGCGGTCAAAGACGATTCCATCGTGCGCGGCGACAAGGATTTCCGCATCGTTAAAGGCGTCAGCCCGAAATTATTGCTGCACAAAGATCCAAAATTGCATTGGCCAGCGGAGTGGCAATAG
- the gatB gene encoding Asp-tRNA(Asn)/Glu-tRNA(Gln) amidotransferase subunit GatB, with amino-acid sequence MPTENNYIRGETGNWEVIIGLEMHAQITSNSKLFSRSSAEFGGEPNDHVAFLDAGMPGQLPVINEKCVEQAVRTGLGLQAQINLTSLFDRKNYFYPDLPTGYQISQFFKPIVGKGEITIDLDSGSKKIGITRLHMEQDAGKSIHDQHPTKSFIDLNRAGVGLMEIVSEPDMRSAEEAGAYVKKMRAILRYLGTCDGNMEEGSLRCDVNVSVRKPGGPLGTRCEIKNVNSVRYVMEAIEVESRRQIEIIEGGGKIDQETRLFDPNTSTTRAMRSKEDAQDYRYFPCPDLPPLILTPQYVEKIKSTLPELPDQKKQRYMTEYNLSAYDASVLVGEKEVADYYDTMLKILTAARQSRSREEIFSDAKMASNWLTVELFGALNKDNKTVTDSPIAAKQLAGLLLLILDNTISGKIAKEVFAEMLSSGKDAADIVESKGLKQVTDVGAIEKAIDDVLAANADKVAEYKAGKDKMFGFFVGQVMKSTGGKANPNLLNEILKKKLGQ; translated from the coding sequence ATGCCGACAGAAAACAATTATATCCGTGGAGAGACTGGCAATTGGGAAGTAATAATCGGGCTTGAAATGCACGCCCAGATCACATCCAATTCCAAATTATTCTCGCGTTCTTCCGCCGAATTCGGCGGCGAGCCAAACGATCATGTCGCATTTTTGGATGCGGGCATGCCAGGCCAATTGCCAGTGATTAATGAAAAATGCGTCGAACAAGCGGTCCGCACCGGCCTTGGATTGCAGGCACAGATTAATTTGACATCCCTGTTCGACCGTAAGAATTATTTTTACCCCGATTTGCCGACCGGCTATCAAATTTCGCAATTCTTTAAGCCTATCGTCGGCAAGGGCGAAATCACTATTGACCTCGATAGCGGCAGCAAAAAAATCGGCATCACCCGCCTGCATATGGAACAGGATGCGGGTAAATCGATTCACGATCAGCACCCGACCAAATCTTTTATCGATTTGAACCGCGCCGGGGTTGGATTGATGGAAATCGTATCGGAACCCGACATGCGCAGCGCCGAGGAAGCCGGCGCCTATGTCAAAAAAATGCGCGCAATTCTGCGGTATTTAGGCACTTGCGACGGCAATATGGAAGAAGGCTCGCTGCGTTGCGACGTCAACGTATCGGTACGCAAACCCGGCGGCCCGTTGGGCACGCGATGCGAAATTAAGAACGTCAATTCCGTGCGCTATGTAATGGAAGCCATCGAAGTTGAATCGCGCCGCCAAATCGAAATTATCGAAGGCGGCGGCAAAATCGATCAGGAAACCCGCCTGTTCGATCCGAACACATCGACCACCCGCGCAATGCGGTCGAAGGAAGACGCGCAGGATTACCGTTACTTCCCCTGCCCTGATTTACCTCCATTGATTCTAACACCGCAATATGTCGAAAAAATCAAATCGACATTACCCGAATTGCCGGATCAAAAGAAACAGCGTTATATGACCGAATATAATCTGTCGGCCTATGACGCCAGCGTTTTGGTGGGCGAAAAAGAAGTCGCGGATTATTACGACACGATGCTGAAAATCCTGACCGCCGCGCGCCAATCACGCAGCCGCGAGGAAATTTTCAGCGACGCGAAAATGGCGTCCAACTGGCTGACCGTCGAATTGTTCGGCGCGCTGAACAAAGACAATAAAACCGTTACCGATTCGCCGATTGCCGCAAAACAATTGGCCGGTTTGTTATTGCTGATTCTGGATAATACCATTTCCGGCAAGATCGCCAAGGAAGTATTCGCCGAAATGTTGTCGTCCGGCAAAGACGCCGCCGATATCGTCGAATCCAAGGGATTGAAACAAGTTACCGACGTTGGAGCAATCGAAAAAGCCATCGACGATGTATTGGCCGCAAACGCCGATAAAGTCGCCGAATACAAAGCTGGCAAAGACAAAATGTTCGGATTCTTTGTTGGTCAGGTGATGAAATCAACCGGCGGCAAGGCCAATCCGAATCTGCTGAACGAGATTTTAAAGAAGAAGCTGGGTCAATAA
- a CDS encoding glycosyltransferase family 41 protein: protein MNSTPETTANWKVFESQRVNRELVSKAFEYHVNQNFVEAEKLYRQILEEFADDPTLLNLLGTLLLQKGEYAEAETLLAKANELKPNDNEILNNLGGVYRNLEKWKEAAEVFDQSLLLNRYSWQVHGNLAKTKFELQEYDSAIEHAQTTLELNPQLYEMHKVLADCNMRLRKWEDAEKSYRIYLEHFPDDGEATNNLAFTLEHLKNWQEACDLYKKAYDLRQDSYEVALNYGNILMFFKRYFDASEAYRHALQLKPQHLPTYFQLIQSLIYQFQLDRAYFYVKMMETVPGYDKARMRSLSDRVMEYVFAFEDDQEEVGSQFKIFESVPLTNYPNMFMNYFKYAKDAESTLKLANLVKLHGDALINSTPDLEKKITKTLRPTPRKYPKIRLGFLSSDLKSHVVAKFILPLLTNYNKDLMEIRCYSPQKQIEDAIQKQIRNLVDEFHYVEHMYNHELADLILSDDNDVLIDLNGFTADSRVMLMAKRLAPVQMEWVGYPFTTGISTIDYMIFDRFNKPEIPGYGAEDPLIMPNSYACYVMGQEPEFDPTPAFETNGYITFGTFNNPNKYTPTIVKSWAKCLLAVPDSKFLIIRPEAGSDLMKINVRKEFEKHGVDPERIIFSGNPMGKHLHLYRYLDVSLDVFPLTGGTTTCESMSMGVPVVSRYMEAHHSRLSRSFISNAGFPDLCADNEDGFVNIAANLANDTKLLRWLHANMRPIMHSSPLCDDKLFASDFEIAMQTVVEKHGLR from the coding sequence ATGAATTCTACCCCTGAAACCACCGCCAATTGGAAAGTATTTGAATCCCAGCGCGTCAATCGCGAATTGGTGTCCAAGGCGTTTGAATACCATGTAAATCAGAACTTTGTAGAGGCAGAAAAATTATACCGTCAGATATTAGAAGAATTTGCCGATGATCCGACATTGTTAAATCTGCTAGGTACGCTGTTATTGCAAAAAGGCGAGTATGCAGAAGCGGAAACTTTGCTGGCTAAGGCCAATGAATTAAAACCCAATGATAACGAGATACTGAATAACCTTGGTGGCGTTTACCGCAATTTAGAAAAGTGGAAAGAAGCCGCGGAAGTTTTTGATCAATCACTGCTGCTGAATCGTTACAGCTGGCAAGTGCACGGCAATTTGGCAAAAACAAAATTTGAATTGCAGGAATACGATTCCGCAATTGAGCATGCGCAGACTACATTGGAATTGAATCCGCAATTATATGAAATGCACAAAGTCCTGGCCGACTGTAATATGCGCCTGCGGAAATGGGAAGATGCGGAAAAATCTTACCGTATTTATCTGGAACATTTCCCCGACGATGGCGAAGCGACCAATAATCTTGCGTTTACTTTGGAGCACTTGAAAAATTGGCAGGAAGCCTGCGACCTTTACAAAAAAGCCTATGATTTGCGTCAGGATTCATACGAAGTTGCCTTGAACTATGGCAATATCCTGATGTTTTTCAAGCGTTACTTCGATGCGTCCGAAGCATATCGGCATGCGCTGCAACTAAAGCCGCAGCATTTGCCCACGTATTTCCAATTGATCCAAAGCTTGATCTATCAGTTTCAGCTGGATCGCGCTTATTTCTATGTCAAGATGATGGAAACGGTTCCTGGATATGACAAGGCGCGCATGCGGTCTTTGTCGGACCGGGTGATGGAATATGTGTTCGCATTTGAGGACGATCAGGAAGAAGTAGGATCGCAATTTAAAATTTTTGAAAGCGTTCCGCTTACCAATTATCCAAACATGTTTATGAATTATTTCAAGTATGCGAAAGATGCGGAAAGCACTTTAAAACTGGCGAATCTTGTAAAGCTGCATGGCGATGCGCTGATTAACAGCACGCCCGATTTAGAAAAGAAGATTACTAAAACTTTACGGCCAACGCCCCGGAAATATCCGAAAATACGGCTTGGATTCCTATCTTCCGATTTGAAAAGCCATGTGGTAGCCAAATTCATTCTGCCATTGTTGACCAATTACAATAAAGACTTGATGGAGATACGCTGTTACAGTCCGCAAAAGCAGATCGAAGACGCCATACAAAAACAAATCCGCAATCTGGTGGATGAATTTCACTATGTCGAACACATGTATAATCATGAACTGGCTGATTTGATATTGAGCGATGATAACGACGTCTTGATCGACTTGAACGGATTTACCGCCGATTCGCGCGTTATGTTGATGGCTAAACGTTTGGCTCCTGTGCAAATGGAGTGGGTTGGTTATCCATTTACTACCGGCATATCTACTATCGATTATATGATTTTCGACCGGTTCAATAAGCCGGAAATTCCGGGATATGGCGCTGAAGATCCTTTGATTATGCCAAATTCATACGCGTGCTATGTCATGGGGCAGGAACCGGAATTCGATCCAACTCCGGCTTTCGAAACCAACGGCTATATTACTTTTGGCACCTTTAACAATCCCAATAAATATACGCCGACGATTGTGAAATCCTGGGCGAAATGTTTGTTGGCCGTGCCGGATTCCAAATTTCTGATTATTCGCCCCGAAGCAGGATCGGATTTAATGAAAATAAACGTACGCAAGGAATTCGAAAAGCATGGCGTCGACCCGGAGAGGATTATTTTCTCCGGCAATCCGATGGGCAAACATTTGCATTTATACCGGTATTTGGATGTTTCGCTGGATGTGTTTCCATTGACCGGAGGCACCACGACTTGCGAATCCATGAGCATGGGCGTACCGGTGGTCAGCCGGTATATGGAGGCGCATCATAGCCGCTTGAGCCGCAGTTTCATTTCCAACGCTGGATTCCCGGATTTGTGCGCGGACAACGAAGATGGTTTTGTAAATATCGCCGCAAATTTGGCCAATGACACGAAGTTGCTGCGATGGCTGCATGCCAATATGCGTCCTATCATGCATTCATCGCCGTTATGCGATGACAAGTTGTTTGCGTCCGATTTTGAAATAGCCATGCAAACTGTGGTGGAAAAACATGGGCTTCGCTGA
- a CDS encoding glycosyltransferase family 41 protein, which produces MGFADAAAKKIDTMLQQALTAHAQGNIAGAIQILTQIIDIMPDHPDALNLRGTMYFLQGNFTDALTDQARAVSLDPGFVDFRNNYAVTLRKAGVLAEAEKQLSEALRLAPQDFKSNFNLGQLLYSDLNRYKDALPYLSLAVKLKPDHGSAQRLYASALLLLHEPAKALQHFLIAEQAGQNDTELLAAIASCLYVGGNYSKTQAYCQRILQKDPKSGKAHFLSGCVLADQGNHAAAIIALKKSLELEPDSFDARNKLLSSLLTNKELATAKTVLDYWTDKPELLAQPFVMIHQYNYYTGTGDFSALRQHPNILRLKDLETDPLFASGLSMIGLVMAEDDETSRQLYKYQRNWGKFWEKRSSGIKTKRKFLTARRPRTVGLLSADFRDHSVGKFLLPLIDQVDKSKIEFYGYSLLPGVGDRVHDYFQKQMGKFKDVSKKQPDEVASIIAEDDVDIIIDLNGMTMGGCSQAFASRCAPVQMTWLGYPFSTGLKDCDYMLVDAFLNPPSTECMSEKPLILGGSSYLCFGAAEPRPIGDLPYDRNGYITFGSLNNPYKLGTKTIDLWRAVLQAVPSARLLYIRPEFADATMRENIIQSIATDGVNADRLILKANYLPSHLDYYNEMDISLDTYPVTGGTTTMESLWMGVPVVSRHGTQIHQRVSYSIMNYAGLGNLCVDRDQYYVELAAHLTTEQGKLREWRKTLREHLMKTTLIDSRQFINAFTDAMLSV; this is translated from the coding sequence ATGGGCTTCGCTGATGCCGCCGCCAAGAAAATAGATACCATGCTGCAGCAGGCTTTGACCGCTCATGCGCAAGGCAATATTGCTGGCGCTATTCAAATATTGACTCAAATTATAGACATAATGCCGGATCACCCGGATGCGCTGAATTTGCGCGGTACCATGTATTTCCTGCAGGGTAATTTTACGGATGCGTTGACCGACCAGGCCAGGGCGGTGAGTCTGGATCCTGGATTTGTCGATTTTCGCAACAATTACGCGGTTACCTTGCGCAAAGCGGGCGTGTTAGCGGAAGCGGAGAAACAGCTGTCGGAAGCTTTGCGGCTTGCCCCACAGGATTTCAAATCCAATTTCAATTTGGGTCAATTGCTATATTCAGACTTGAACCGGTATAAGGATGCGCTGCCATATCTAAGTCTTGCGGTCAAACTGAAACCGGATCACGGATCGGCGCAGCGTCTGTATGCTTCGGCATTATTGCTGTTGCATGAACCGGCCAAGGCTTTGCAGCATTTTTTAATAGCGGAGCAGGCAGGCCAGAATGACACGGAATTATTGGCCGCGATTGCATCTTGCCTCTATGTCGGCGGGAACTACTCGAAAACCCAGGCTTATTGTCAAAGAATTCTTCAGAAAGATCCTAAGTCAGGCAAAGCGCACTTTCTAAGCGGTTGCGTTCTGGCGGATCAAGGCAATCACGCGGCCGCTATTATCGCTTTGAAAAAATCCTTGGAATTGGAACCGGATTCTTTTGACGCACGTAATAAATTACTATCTTCACTGCTCACCAATAAGGAATTAGCAACGGCAAAAACAGTATTGGATTATTGGACGGACAAGCCGGAACTATTGGCACAGCCATTTGTTATGATACATCAATATAATTATTATACCGGTACCGGCGATTTCTCGGCTTTACGCCAGCATCCGAATATTTTGCGCCTAAAGGATCTGGAAACGGACCCGTTGTTTGCTTCCGGACTTTCGATGATTGGCCTTGTGATGGCGGAAGACGACGAAACATCGCGTCAACTGTATAAATATCAGCGCAACTGGGGAAAATTCTGGGAAAAACGGTCATCTGGTATAAAGACCAAGCGTAAGTTTTTAACGGCGCGGCGGCCGCGCACAGTTGGGCTGTTGTCCGCCGATTTTCGTGACCATTCCGTCGGTAAATTTCTGCTGCCGCTGATCGATCAAGTGGATAAAAGTAAAATCGAATTTTATGGTTACAGCCTTTTGCCCGGCGTTGGCGATCGGGTGCATGATTACTTCCAAAAACAAATGGGCAAGTTTAAGGATGTATCGAAAAAACAGCCGGACGAAGTTGCCTCTATTATTGCCGAAGACGATGTCGATATTATTATTGATTTGAACGGCATGACCATGGGTGGGTGCAGCCAGGCTTTTGCCTCGCGCTGCGCGCCAGTGCAAATGACATGGCTGGGTTATCCTTTTTCCACCGGGTTAAAAGACTGCGACTATATGCTGGTGGATGCGTTTTTGAATCCGCCCAGCACCGAATGCATGAGCGAAAAACCATTGATCTTGGGTGGCAGCAGTTATCTTTGCTTTGGTGCGGCGGAACCGCGCCCGATCGGCGATCTGCCATACGACAGAAACGGTTATATCACCTTTGGTTCGCTGAATAATCCATATAAACTCGGAACCAAAACCATCGATTTATGGCGCGCCGTTTTGCAGGCCGTTCCGTCGGCCAGATTGCTTTATATTCGCCCGGAATTCGCCGATGCGACAATGCGGGAAAATATCATTCAATCGATTGCCACCGATGGTGTTAACGCAGACCGTTTAATATTAAAGGCTAATTATTTGCCATCGCATTTGGATTACTATAATGAAATGGATATCTCGCTGGATACATATCCGGTTACTGGCGGCACCACCACCATGGAAAGTCTGTGGATGGGCGTGCCTGTAGTCAGCCGTCATGGCACACAAATTCATCAACGCGTGTCCTACAGCATTATGAATTATGCGGGGCTGGGTAATCTATGCGTAGACCGCGATCAATATTATGTCGAGCTGGCAGCGCATCTAACCACGGAGCAAGGCAAGCTGCGCGAATGGCGTAAAACATTGCGGGAACATTTGATGAAAACCACCTTGATTGATTCCAGGCAATTCATCAATGCCTTCACCGATGCTATGTTATCTGTTTAA